A genomic segment from Barrientosiimonas humi encodes:
- a CDS encoding heme o synthase, protein MTATEPRPIPAAGTSHASPGAPQRSARQVVADYVSLTKPRIIELLLVTTFPVMFLAERGVPSLWLILATLIGGSLSAGSANTLNCYLDRDIDRLMHRTEGRPLVTGAITPRAALTFGLVLGVASVLWLGLLVNWLSAMLSLGAIALYVGFYTMLLKRRTSQNIVWGGVAGCMPVLIGWSAVTNSLSWAAVVLFLVVFFWTPPHYWPLSMRFRDDYAAAGVPMLPVVAERQQVARQVVLYAWATVLTSLALIPVGGMGWVYTVVAVVSGGVFLLESHRLQRAAGHPEGAGMRPMRLFHFSISYLTLVFLGVAIDPLWHLPLG, encoded by the coding sequence GTGACCGCCACCGAGCCGCGCCCGATCCCTGCCGCGGGGACGTCGCACGCGTCGCCGGGAGCCCCGCAGCGCAGTGCGCGCCAGGTGGTTGCCGACTACGTCTCGCTCACCAAGCCCCGCATCATCGAGCTGCTGCTCGTCACCACCTTCCCGGTGATGTTCCTCGCCGAGCGCGGGGTGCCGAGCCTGTGGCTGATCCTCGCCACGCTCATCGGCGGCAGCCTGTCGGCCGGGTCGGCCAACACGCTCAACTGCTACCTCGACCGCGACATCGACCGGCTCATGCACCGCACCGAGGGGCGACCGCTGGTCACCGGCGCGATCACCCCCCGGGCCGCGCTGACCTTCGGGCTGGTGCTCGGCGTCGCGTCGGTGCTGTGGCTCGGGCTGCTGGTCAACTGGCTCTCGGCGATGCTCTCGCTCGGTGCCATCGCGCTGTACGTCGGCTTCTACACGATGCTGCTCAAGCGCCGCACGTCCCAGAACATCGTCTGGGGCGGGGTCGCCGGCTGCATGCCGGTGCTGATCGGCTGGTCCGCGGTCACGAACTCGCTCAGCTGGGCGGCGGTCGTGCTGTTCCTCGTGGTCTTCTTCTGGACCCCGCCGCACTACTGGCCGCTGTCGATGCGCTTCCGCGACGACTACGCCGCCGCCGGCGTCCCGATGCTGCCCGTCGTCGCCGAGCGGCAGCAGGTCGCCCGCCAGGTCGTGCTGTACGCCTGGGCCACCGTGCTCACCTCGCTCGCCCTGATCCCGGTCGGCGGGATGGGCTGGGTCTACACCGTCGTCGCGGTCGTGAGCGGCGGCGTCTTCCTGCTCGAGTCGCACCGGCTGCAGCGCGCCGCCGGGCACCCCGAGGGCGCGGGCATGCGCCCCATGCGCCTGTTCCACTTCTCGATCAGCTACCTGACGCTGGTCTTCCTCGGGGTCGCGATCGACCCGCTGTGGCACCTGCCGCTCGGCTGA
- the tkt gene encoding transketolase produces MTNDQSSAGRRDSSLADPIVSRTGWTDLDVRAVDTVRVLAADAVQKAGNGHPGTAMSLAPLAYLLYHNVMEYDPNDLEWFGRDRFVLSAGHSSLTQYIQLYLSGMDMELSDLQALRTFKSKTPGHPEVHHTAGIDITTGPLGSGLASAVGMAMAQRRQRGMLDPDAAPGESPFDHHVYVIASDGDIMEGVSSEASSLAGHQELGNLTLIYDENYISIEDDTDVSFSEDVAKRYEAYGWDVRIVDWRASADENGGGYVEDVDALLQAIEEGNKVLDKPSLIVLRTIIAWPAPNKMDTGKAHGSALGDEEVAATKKILGFDTDKTFEVSQEVIDHTRSTRGERGKKVHAEWQRKYDAWRQANPEGAKLLDRLLARELPEGFAEAFPTFPADEKGIATRAASGKVLTALAPVMPELWGGSADLAESNNTTMEGEPSFVPKDKQTDMWQGGPYGRTLHFGIRENAMGMAMNGIALEGLTKVYGGTFLVFSDYMRPAVRLAALQELPVTYVWTHDSIGLGEDGPTHQPIEHLAALRAIPGLDVVRPADANETAVAWKTILQSVDHPAALALTRQAVPTLDRDEYASADGVAKGAYVLADAEGETPDVILVATGSEVQLAVEARKLLKAKGVDARVVSMPCREWFVMQPDDYQESVLPKAVRARVSVEAATDFGWSDIIGDAGRSVAIDHFGASADAATLFQEFGFTPEAVVSAAEESIAAAGGN; encoded by the coding sequence GTGACCAACGACCAGTCTTCCGCCGGCCGCCGCGACAGCAGCCTCGCCGACCCCATCGTGTCTCGCACCGGTTGGACCGACCTGGACGTCCGCGCGGTCGACACCGTCCGCGTCCTCGCCGCCGACGCCGTGCAGAAGGCCGGCAACGGCCACCCGGGCACCGCGATGAGCCTGGCGCCGTTGGCGTACCTGCTCTACCACAACGTGATGGAGTACGACCCGAACGACCTGGAGTGGTTCGGTCGCGACCGGTTCGTGCTCTCGGCGGGGCACAGCAGCCTGACGCAGTACATCCAGCTCTACCTGTCCGGCATGGACATGGAGCTGTCCGACCTGCAGGCGCTGCGCACGTTCAAGTCCAAGACACCGGGTCACCCCGAGGTCCACCACACCGCGGGCATCGACATCACCACCGGGCCGCTCGGCTCGGGCCTGGCCTCCGCGGTCGGCATGGCCATGGCGCAGCGTCGCCAGCGCGGCATGCTCGACCCCGACGCCGCGCCCGGCGAGAGCCCGTTCGACCACCACGTCTACGTCATCGCCTCCGACGGCGACATCATGGAGGGCGTCTCCTCCGAGGCCAGCTCGCTCGCCGGCCACCAGGAGCTCGGCAACCTCACGCTGATCTACGACGAGAACTACATCTCGATCGAGGACGACACCGACGTGTCGTTCAGCGAGGACGTCGCCAAGCGGTACGAGGCCTACGGCTGGGACGTGCGGATCGTCGACTGGCGCGCCTCCGCCGACGAGAACGGCGGCGGCTACGTCGAGGACGTCGACGCGCTGCTGCAGGCGATCGAGGAGGGCAACAAGGTCCTCGACAAGCCGAGCCTGATCGTGCTGCGCACGATCATCGCCTGGCCCGCCCCCAACAAGATGGACACCGGGAAGGCGCACGGCTCGGCCCTCGGCGACGAGGAGGTCGCCGCGACCAAGAAGATCCTCGGTTTCGACACCGACAAGACCTTCGAGGTAAGCCAGGAGGTCATCGACCACACCCGCTCCACCCGCGGCGAGCGCGGCAAGAAGGTGCACGCCGAGTGGCAGCGCAAGTACGACGCGTGGCGCCAGGCCAACCCCGAGGGCGCCAAGCTGCTCGACCGGCTGCTCGCCCGCGAGCTGCCCGAGGGCTTCGCCGAGGCCTTCCCGACCTTCCCGGCCGACGAGAAGGGCATCGCCACCCGCGCGGCGTCCGGCAAGGTGCTCACCGCCCTCGCCCCGGTCATGCCCGAGCTGTGGGGCGGCTCCGCGGACCTCGCCGAGTCGAACAACACCACCATGGAGGGCGAGCCCAGCTTCGTCCCCAAGGACAAGCAGACCGACATGTGGCAGGGCGGGCCGTACGGCCGCACGCTGCACTTCGGCATCCGCGAGAACGCCATGGGCATGGCGATGAACGGCATCGCGCTGGAGGGCCTCACCAAGGTCTACGGCGGCACCTTCCTGGTGTTCTCCGACTACATGCGCCCGGCCGTGCGCCTCGCCGCGCTGCAGGAGCTGCCGGTCACCTACGTCTGGACCCACGACTCGATCGGCCTGGGCGAGGACGGCCCCACCCACCAGCCGATCGAGCACCTGGCCGCGCTGCGCGCGATCCCGGGCCTGGACGTCGTACGTCCGGCCGACGCCAACGAGACGGCGGTCGCCTGGAAGACGATCCTGCAGTCGGTCGACCACCCGGCGGCGCTCGCGCTGACCCGCCAGGCGGTGCCGACGCTGGACCGCGACGAGTACGCCTCGGCCGACGGCGTCGCGAAGGGCGCCTACGTCCTCGCCGACGCCGAGGGCGAGACCCCCGACGTGATCCTGGTCGCCACCGGGTCCGAGGTGCAGCTCGCCGTCGAGGCGCGGAAGTTGTTGAAGGCCAAGGGCGTTGACGCTCGTGTGGTGTCCATGCCGTGCCGTGAGTGGTTCGTCATGCAGCCCGACGACTACCAGGAGTCCGTGCTGCCGAAGGCCGTGCGCGCTCGGGTCAGCGTCGAGGCGGCGACCGACTTCGGCTGGAGCGACATCATCGGTGACGCCGGCCGCAGCGTCGCGATCGACCACTTCGGCGCCAGCGCCGATGCGGCCACCCTGTTCCAGGAGTTCGGCTTCACCCCCGAGGCGGTCGTGTCGGCCGCCGAGGAGTCCATCGCAGCAGCAGGAGGGAACTGA